The following are from one region of the Rosistilla carotiformis genome:
- a CDS encoding SGNH/GDSL hydrolase family protein, protein MYRSLLSLVLLGLATPCVFAHPAATHKTEPTTAEEAAAQKAKEQAELEAKYQAWVATLSPARQAWERTLQSELGGFYLPIHQRQKIAGQANAWDFVEDDPALPRVLLIGDSVSRAYTETVRKELAGIANVHRAPANCGPTSTGLKKLDIWLGDGKWDLIHFNFGIHDRSTPIADYKSRLEQLVQRMQQTGATVVWASSTPIPDVPGKFTAASMVDRNAAAAEVMKEHSVAIDDLFTAITPRLAELQNPNDVHFTAPGNQFLGQQVAAFLKSQLAQNGDAKPNP, encoded by the coding sequence ATGTACCGCAGCTTGCTCTCGCTCGTCCTACTCGGTCTCGCCACTCCGTGCGTCTTTGCGCACCCCGCGGCAACGCACAAGACCGAACCGACCACTGCCGAGGAAGCGGCGGCGCAGAAAGCGAAAGAGCAAGCGGAACTGGAAGCGAAGTATCAAGCCTGGGTCGCCACCCTCTCGCCCGCACGCCAGGCGTGGGAACGGACGCTGCAGTCGGAACTGGGCGGCTTCTATCTGCCGATCCATCAACGCCAGAAGATCGCCGGTCAAGCCAACGCGTGGGACTTCGTCGAAGACGATCCGGCGCTGCCGCGGGTACTGTTGATCGGCGACTCAGTTTCCCGAGCCTACACCGAAACGGTCCGCAAGGAACTCGCCGGGATCGCCAACGTCCATCGCGCCCCGGCCAACTGCGGCCCCACATCGACAGGTCTGAAAAAACTCGACATCTGGCTGGGCGATGGCAAGTGGGATCTGATCCATTTCAACTTTGGGATTCACGACCGATCGACACCAATCGCAGATTACAAATCGCGTCTGGAACAACTGGTGCAGCGGATGCAGCAGACCGGCGCCACTGTCGTCTGGGCCAGCAGCACACCGATTCCCGACGTCCCCGGAAAATTCACGGCCGCATCGATGGTCGATCGGAACGCGGCCGCTGCCGAAGTCATGAAAGAGCATTCGGTTGCGATCGACGACCTCTTCACCGCGATCACGCCACGCCTAGCCGAATTGCAGAACCCCAACGACGTTCACTTCACCGCCCCGGGCAACCAATTCCTCGGCCAACAAGTCGCCGCCTTCCTCAAATCACAACTAGCGCAGAACGGCGACGCAAAACCTAATCCGTAA
- a CDS encoding serine/threonine protein kinase translates to MTDSGKGSKTISAQAFIEAVRKSGLVEEGAFKQTLRHVQKAAGGKIPNDAMVIAERFLVEGRLTAWQIEKLLTGKYKGFFLGKFKLLGHIGSGGMSSVYLAEHTRMNDLRAIKVLPKKRVDDASYLARFQLEAKAIASLNHENVVRAYDIDNDGDLHYIVMEYVTGDDLQQMVKRKGPLSFVRAANYIAQAARGLQHAHERGLIHRDVKPANLLVNKQGKVKLLDMGLALLESEDDHSLTVANNENVLGTADYLAPEQALDSHKVDHRVDIYGLGCTFYFLLTGRPPFNDGTLAQRIIKHQTEMPDEIRKSRPDCPGELDGICTKMIQKEAKYRYKDAAAVADVLEAWLAQAKQLSASRVGGGGYESGIGSGSDIDLAGADFARGSDIGIGASSDETLSNKQGDTHGGGSDAGFSGLSPSDSGRLIQRTSSRSSIQRSPGSSIAGSSIDLQRESGYGARLRPGASPSAAAAAAAAGQPSKRKVAPLPGAAAARANPKASVTMAHTVGESHPALADSRLKKDRIRKVLAVLLLVGGIVLGFIAARLFAPGASGERPQPAATELYI, encoded by the coding sequence ATGACTGACAGCGGCAAGGGTTCAAAAACGATATCCGCTCAGGCGTTCATCGAAGCGGTTCGCAAGAGCGGATTGGTCGAAGAAGGTGCGTTCAAGCAGACGCTACGCCACGTGCAAAAAGCGGCAGGGGGCAAGATTCCCAACGATGCGATGGTGATCGCCGAACGCTTTCTTGTGGAAGGACGGCTGACGGCGTGGCAGATCGAGAAACTGCTGACCGGCAAATACAAGGGATTCTTTCTCGGCAAGTTCAAGCTGTTGGGGCACATCGGCAGCGGCGGGATGAGCAGCGTCTATCTGGCCGAGCACACGCGGATGAACGATCTGCGGGCGATCAAGGTGCTGCCGAAGAAGCGAGTCGACGATGCTTCCTATCTTGCTCGGTTTCAATTGGAAGCCAAAGCGATCGCATCTTTGAATCACGAAAACGTGGTTCGTGCCTACGACATCGATAACGATGGCGACCTGCACTACATCGTGATGGAGTACGTAACGGGGGATGATCTGCAGCAGATGGTCAAGCGGAAGGGTCCGCTGTCGTTTGTCCGAGCTGCCAACTACATCGCTCAAGCAGCCCGTGGCCTGCAACACGCGCATGAACGCGGTTTGATCCATCGCGACGTCAAGCCTGCGAACTTGCTGGTCAACAAGCAGGGTAAGGTGAAATTGCTTGATATGGGATTGGCGTTGCTGGAATCGGAAGACGATCATTCCTTGACCGTTGCCAACAACGAAAACGTTTTAGGGACGGCCGACTATCTGGCCCCCGAGCAAGCGTTGGACAGCCACAAGGTCGACCATCGGGTCGATATCTACGGACTCGGTTGTACTTTCTATTTTCTGTTGACCGGACGTCCGCCGTTTAATGACGGCACGTTGGCCCAGCGGATCATCAAGCATCAGACCGAGATGCCGGATGAGATTCGTAAATCGCGACCGGATTGTCCCGGTGAGCTCGATGGCATCTGCACCAAGATGATCCAGAAGGAAGCCAAGTATCGCTACAAGGATGCGGCGGCGGTCGCCGATGTTTTAGAGGCTTGGTTGGCACAGGCCAAGCAGTTGTCGGCGTCGCGTGTCGGGGGCGGCGGGTATGAATCGGGGATTGGTTCAGGTTCGGACATTGATTTGGCCGGGGCCGATTTCGCGCGTGGTTCGGACATCGGGATCGGTGCATCGTCGGATGAAACGCTCAGCAATAAGCAGGGAGACACGCATGGTGGTGGATCGGATGCAGGCTTCAGTGGTTTGTCACCATCGGACAGTGGCCGGTTGATCCAGCGAACCAGCAGTCGTAGCTCGATCCAACGATCCCCCGGAAGTTCCATCGCAGGTAGTTCGATTGATTTGCAGCGAGAATCGGGGTACGGGGCGAGGCTTCGGCCGGGCGCGTCGCCATCGGCTGCTGCTGCGGCCGCGGCGGCTGGTCAGCCGAGCAAGCGTAAAGTCGCGCCGTTGCCGGGAGCTGCGGCGGCCAGGGCGAACCCGAAAGCTTCGGTTACCATGGCGCACACGGTGGGGGAATCGCATCCAGCGCTGGCCGATAGTCGTCTCAAGAAGGATCGAATCCGCAAGGTGTTGGCGGTGCTATTGCTTGTCGGCGGGATCGTCTTAGGTTTTATAGCCGCCCGCTTGTTCGCTCCCGGTGCCAGTGGCGAGCGCCCCCAGCCCGCTGCCACGGAGTTGTACATCTAG
- a CDS encoding ABC transporter permease, translating into MFGPVFNREAILAPKRTKTYLARGLYVLCFFLLLATGYLVLAGNRPLQTAGDSARFGGWMFALLVPLQMIIVTFQAAIGAASNIAQEKDRRTLILLLLSRLTGYELVVGKLTASLIPVVQSLAASVPLFLAIVCLGGVSLSQFAGAYGVTCATALLAASIGIVVALWREKTFQTIAVTLLVIALWVAIWEVAASGGLPFVPDWLPAYASPVQALQSAIAPIQLRPSVVPVTLGFACFTLAVSAAVTALGVLKIRVWNPSRELRVQASEVEEEPAGDADAQRASTWKVREARAVWNNPVLWREVCTWAYGRKVLVIRFAYLLLVGLAAAALARVLAGELSISELPPATLPLAAIGVISLAIVNALAVNSVTSERDGLALDLLMATDIEPKEFLLGKIFGVFFVAKEMVVLPLFLAGYVWYSGGLSGQNLIFTLVATAVLYLFVIVLGIHCGLNYANSRTALLTSLGTFFFLCLGIAICMVIMVSFRGAFQLQLAPFLAIILGGGAGLLASLGRRNPSPAISLASFGLPFATFYAITTFLLQRGQLWVLVAVTVGYGFATLAMLVPALSDFDVAMGRSHSTTEEGE; encoded by the coding sequence ATGTTTGGTCCGGTCTTCAATCGCGAAGCCATCTTGGCTCCCAAGAGAACGAAAACGTATTTGGCCCGTGGCCTATACGTGCTCTGTTTTTTCCTGTTGCTGGCCACGGGTTACCTGGTTTTAGCGGGTAATCGGCCGCTGCAGACCGCTGGCGATTCGGCCCGCTTTGGCGGTTGGATGTTCGCCCTGTTGGTTCCCCTGCAGATGATCATCGTCACGTTTCAAGCCGCGATCGGAGCGGCCAGCAACATTGCTCAGGAGAAGGATCGGCGGACACTAATCCTGCTGTTGTTGTCCCGTTTGACCGGCTACGAGCTGGTGGTCGGAAAATTGACGGCCAGCCTGATTCCCGTCGTCCAATCGCTGGCAGCGTCGGTTCCTCTGTTTTTGGCGATCGTCTGCTTGGGAGGCGTCTCGTTATCGCAGTTTGCTGGGGCTTATGGCGTGACCTGTGCGACGGCATTGTTGGCCGCTTCAATCGGTATTGTCGTGGCGTTGTGGCGGGAGAAAACCTTTCAAACCATCGCTGTTACGTTGCTCGTGATTGCCCTCTGGGTTGCGATTTGGGAGGTGGCAGCATCGGGCGGTTTGCCGTTCGTTCCCGATTGGTTGCCCGCTTACGCGAGCCCTGTTCAGGCGCTGCAGTCGGCGATCGCGCCGATCCAATTGCGGCCGAGCGTGGTTCCGGTGACGCTTGGTTTTGCTTGCTTTACGCTTGCGGTGAGTGCGGCAGTGACCGCCTTGGGCGTGTTGAAAATTCGTGTCTGGAATCCTTCGCGGGAACTGCGAGTGCAGGCCAGTGAAGTCGAGGAAGAGCCTGCGGGGGACGCCGACGCGCAACGGGCGAGCACTTGGAAAGTTCGCGAAGCGCGAGCCGTCTGGAACAATCCGGTGTTGTGGCGCGAGGTCTGTACATGGGCTTATGGCCGCAAGGTGCTTGTCATCCGTTTCGCGTATCTGTTGTTGGTGGGGTTGGCCGCTGCGGCGTTGGCGCGAGTTTTGGCTGGTGAGCTATCGATTAGTGAGTTGCCACCGGCAACGCTGCCGTTGGCAGCGATTGGCGTCATCAGTTTGGCGATCGTCAACGCACTCGCGGTCAATTCAGTGACCAGCGAACGCGATGGTCTGGCGTTGGATTTATTGATGGCCACCGATATCGAGCCCAAGGAGTTTCTGCTGGGCAAGATTTTTGGCGTGTTTTTTGTCGCCAAGGAGATGGTGGTGCTGCCGCTGTTTTTGGCCGGATACGTTTGGTATTCGGGAGGGCTGTCGGGGCAGAATCTGATTTTCACATTAGTCGCCACCGCAGTGTTGTATCTGTTTGTGATCGTGCTGGGGATTCATTGCGGATTGAACTATGCGAATAGCCGAACGGCGCTTTTGACCAGCCTGGGAACCTTCTTTTTCTTGTGCCTTGGGATCGCGATCTGCATGGTCATCATGGTCAGTTTCCGCGGGGCGTTTCAGTTGCAACTGGCTCCCTTTCTGGCGATCATTCTTGGCGGCGGAGCCGGCTTGTTAGCTTCGTTGGGGCGTCGCAATCCATCGCCCGCGATTTCGTTGGCATCGTTTGGGTTGCCGTTCGCCACGTTTTACGCGATCACGACTTTTCTGTTACAGCGTGGCCAGTTGTGGGTGCTGGTGGCGGTTACCGTCGGTTACGGCTTCGCAACGTTGGCGATGTTGGTCCCTGCGCTCAGCGATTTTGACGTTGCAATGGGACGCTCCCATTCGACGACGGAGGAGGGTGAGTGA
- a CDS encoding TIGR04282 family arsenosugar biosynthesis glycosyltransferase, giving the protein MRTLGMFTKYWQPGKVKTRLAQNLGNDRAAAIYQICVAHLADQLSHCGDKRLLIVSPDSRVSDPCFAPFKNWASTPQGGGDLGDRMMRYFATAETDRDRLIVIGGDCPTVTPDRIEQAFDALGDSRVVIGPSGDGGYYLLGIRGPWHQPLRALFDDMPWGTDEVMARTRSVLDALEIEPHLLPTDRDVDTKDDLDALLRRLPSDPASNHLRAAIERVLNTPTTES; this is encoded by the coding sequence ATGCGAACGCTTGGTATGTTCACCAAATACTGGCAACCGGGAAAAGTAAAAACCCGTTTGGCACAAAATTTGGGTAATGACCGAGCAGCCGCGATCTACCAGATTTGCGTCGCGCATCTTGCCGATCAGCTGTCGCATTGTGGCGACAAACGGTTGCTGATCGTCAGTCCCGACAGTCGCGTGAGCGATCCCTGCTTCGCCCCCTTCAAAAACTGGGCATCCACGCCACAGGGCGGCGGCGATCTGGGAGATCGCATGATGCGGTACTTCGCCACCGCAGAAACCGATCGCGATCGCTTGATCGTGATCGGCGGCGATTGCCCCACCGTCACTCCCGACCGCATCGAACAAGCCTTTGACGCCTTGGGCGATTCTCGCGTCGTGATCGGTCCTTCGGGCGACGGAGGCTACTACCTGCTCGGGATCCGAGGTCCTTGGCACCAACCCCTGCGAGCTTTGTTCGACGACATGCCCTGGGGAACCGACGAAGTGATGGCGCGAACCCGATCGGTACTGGACGCTCTTGAGATCGAACCGCACCTACTTCCAACCGATCGCGATGTCGACACCAAGGACGACCTCGACGCCTTGCTTCGCCGCCTGCCCAGCGATCCAGCCAGCAACCACTTGCGAGCGGCGATCGAGCGTGTATTGAACACCCCAACCACAGAAAGTTGA
- the thiO gene encoding glycine oxidase ThiO produces the protein MQKPDCIVVGGGVIGLSLAWVLAKTGQRIQVIDRQQTGRGTSWAGVGILPPANPQTALDPIERLRALSHQLHPQWAAELLEQTGIDSGYRLCGGIYLAMSRGEQAALLGQADYWSEYEIDAIPLTPAALVELEPALADLSQSDRLQSAWSLPGEAAIRSPDHLAALRAACLQQNVTITESCELTGFRTQADRIEALQTTAGELTAGQYCLTTGAWSQTLLEQLSVPSGLLPVRGQVLLYKLPHQILNRIVNEGNRYLVPRLDGHILVGSNEEEVGFDQSTTPEVLDSLRGWAEGMLPLLAQQPIVRSWSGLRPGSFDGFPYIGKLPNLSNAFVAAGHYRSGLHLSCATATELASLMLGRPTQVDLTPFTPGRG, from the coding sequence TTGCAAAAGCCAGATTGTATCGTTGTCGGCGGAGGCGTCATCGGGCTCAGCCTGGCCTGGGTCTTGGCCAAAACAGGCCAACGGATCCAAGTTATCGACCGCCAACAGACCGGCCGCGGCACGTCGTGGGCCGGTGTCGGCATCTTGCCGCCGGCCAATCCTCAAACCGCACTGGACCCGATCGAACGTCTGCGCGCACTCAGCCACCAACTGCATCCGCAATGGGCTGCCGAACTGCTCGAACAGACAGGCATCGACAGCGGCTACCGCTTGTGTGGCGGAATCTACCTGGCGATGTCGCGAGGCGAACAAGCGGCGTTGCTCGGACAAGCCGACTACTGGAGCGAATACGAGATCGATGCGATCCCGCTGACTCCCGCGGCGCTCGTCGAACTCGAACCCGCCCTGGCAGACCTATCCCAATCCGATCGCCTTCAATCCGCCTGGTCCCTGCCCGGCGAAGCGGCCATCCGCAGCCCCGATCATTTGGCCGCGCTCCGCGCCGCCTGCCTGCAACAGAATGTGACGATCACCGAATCGTGCGAACTGACCGGCTTCCGAACTCAAGCCGACCGCATCGAAGCCTTGCAAACCACGGCGGGTGAATTGACCGCCGGCCAATACTGCCTGACGACGGGAGCCTGGAGCCAGACACTGCTGGAACAATTGTCGGTCCCCAGCGGTCTGCTGCCGGTCCGTGGCCAAGTCCTCTTATATAAGTTGCCGCATCAGATCCTCAACCGGATCGTGAACGAGGGGAATCGCTATCTTGTGCCTCGCTTGGATGGCCACATTCTGGTCGGATCGAATGAAGAGGAGGTTGGTTTTGACCAGAGCACGACTCCCGAAGTACTCGACTCGCTGCGCGGCTGGGCCGAAGGGATGCTGCCACTGTTGGCCCAGCAACCGATCGTGCGATCGTGGAGCGGATTGCGGCCGGGTTCGTTCGACGGCTTCCCCTACATCGGCAAACTGCCCAATCTTTCCAACGCCTTTGTCGCCGCCGGTCATTATCGCTCGGGCCTCCACCTTTCGTGCGCCACCGCGACCGAACTAGCCAGCCTGATGCTCGGCCGCCCCACGCAAGTCGACCTCACCCCCTTCACCCCCGGCCGCGGCTAA
- a CDS encoding 1-acyl-sn-glycerol-3-phosphate acyltransferase: MIQKLKLYERHLRNTDGVVDYELRHVERLEESLRRGDGIMLAPNHSRYADPLVLGWLAKRAKTHVFAMASWHLFNMGKFNAFSIQKMGAFSVFREGLDKQSIETAIGILDEARRPLVLFAEGATFRANDRLQPLLEGASLIARTAARRREKHSQGRVVIHPVAIKYVFQGDIYEWADRSLTAIEQRLTWEPNSDLPLRKRITRVADGLLALKEVQYLGCPQTGSVIQRQDQLTQALLRQVESKWKTNSVEGGDVGSVLNRVKAMRLRMFPELINDSTAADRKAEIRNDLRALELAQQLASFPVGYLNEPPVTVTRVLETLENVEEAVFGTTSWPGPLKAIVEVGEAIVVPAERAPRQQQDPLILELSQNLQGMLDNLATEPRLLAAED; the protein is encoded by the coding sequence ATGATTCAGAAACTGAAGCTCTACGAGCGTCATTTGCGGAACACCGACGGTGTTGTCGATTATGAACTTCGGCACGTTGAACGCTTGGAAGAATCCCTTCGTCGAGGCGATGGGATCATGCTGGCGCCGAACCATTCCCGGTACGCCGATCCCTTAGTGTTGGGGTGGTTGGCGAAACGGGCCAAGACGCATGTGTTTGCGATGGCCAGTTGGCATCTGTTCAACATGGGAAAGTTCAATGCGTTTTCGATTCAGAAAATGGGAGCCTTCAGCGTCTTCCGGGAAGGGCTCGACAAACAATCAATCGAAACGGCGATCGGCATCTTAGACGAAGCGCGGCGTCCTTTAGTGCTGTTTGCCGAAGGGGCCACGTTTCGGGCGAATGATCGTTTGCAACCATTGCTTGAAGGGGCGTCGCTGATCGCACGCACCGCGGCGCGGCGGCGCGAAAAGCATTCGCAGGGGCGCGTGGTCATTCACCCGGTTGCGATCAAATACGTATTCCAAGGCGATATCTACGAGTGGGCCGACCGATCGTTGACCGCGATCGAACAGCGTTTGACTTGGGAACCAAATAGCGATCTGCCGTTGCGAAAGCGGATCACGCGGGTTGCCGATGGCCTGCTAGCGCTCAAGGAAGTGCAGTATCTCGGGTGCCCCCAGACGGGTAGTGTGATTCAACGACAGGATCAACTCACCCAGGCGCTGTTGCGCCAGGTGGAAAGCAAATGGAAGACGAATTCGGTTGAGGGTGGGGATGTTGGATCGGTACTGAATCGCGTCAAGGCGATGCGGTTGCGGATGTTTCCCGAATTGATCAACGACTCGACTGCCGCGGATCGCAAGGCAGAGATTCGCAACGATCTGCGGGCGCTCGAATTGGCGCAGCAATTGGCTTCGTTTCCCGTGGGCTATTTGAACGAGCCGCCGGTGACCGTGACTCGGGTATTGGAAACCCTCGAAAACGTTGAAGAAGCCGTCTTTGGCACCACTTCTTGGCCGGGGCCCTTGAAGGCGATCGTCGAAGTGGGAGAGGCGATCGTAGTGCCGGCCGAGCGAGCGCCACGTCAGCAGCAAGACCCGTTGATTCTAGAGCTTTCCCAAAACTTGCAGGGCATGTTGGACAACTTGGCGACCGAACCTCGTTTGTTGGCTGCCGAGGATTGA
- a CDS encoding Flp family type IVb pilin yields MNRVKIISKIAAFHSEEEGPTTVEYAIMLAMILGVCILSVQALSNKTRDSFDQSASAIEAAL; encoded by the coding sequence ATGAATAGAGTCAAAATAATCTCGAAAATCGCCGCTTTCCACAGCGAGGAAGAGGGCCCAACCACCGTGGAATATGCGATCATGCTGGCCATGATCCTAGGGGTCTGCATCCTTTCGGTTCAGGCGCTTTCGAACAAAACTCGAGACAGTTTCGACCAATCTGCATCGGCAATCGAAGCGGCCCTCTAA
- a CDS encoding ASCH domain-containing protein: MSQPTRALSIRQPHAEAIMRGIKQIEYRSSATKIRERIYIYAALGRYDANDEAEWMDDYGITDVACDDLPRGVIVGTVELHDSNGGEWYLRRPQRATTLRKPENRANPVWFKPFG, encoded by the coding sequence ATGAGCCAACCGACACGAGCACTCAGCATTCGCCAGCCGCACGCCGAAGCGATCATGCGTGGCATCAAACAGATCGAATACCGCAGCTCCGCGACCAAGATCCGCGAGCGAATCTATATCTATGCGGCCCTGGGGCGGTACGACGCTAACGACGAAGCGGAATGGATGGACGATTACGGAATCACCGATGTCGCCTGCGATGATCTGCCGAGAGGTGTGATTGTGGGGACGGTGGAGCTGCACGATTCCAATGGCGGAGAGTGGTATCTCCGCCGCCCTCAACGCGCCACGACTTTACGTAAGCCGGAGAATCGCGCGAATCCGGTCTGGTTCAAACCATTTGGTTAA
- a CDS encoding efflux RND transporter periplasmic adaptor subunit translates to MQKVTVMAAEETSVTDYVELVGRLAADKSVNIQSRVSGFLRSTHFEDGQRVKEGDLLFTIEPDEYDAIYNQALAQIDVAQAKLDVAEKTFGRSKELLANNAVSREEYDQDQATVAEAQAQLKAANADAARVKLDVGYTKITSPITGRVDRALLDDGNYVTGGFVGGTHLTTVVSDQPIKAVVNIDENVRLRVMRRQREMGGDGFKEANTLADLKIPCYLQLQDENDFPHEGVLDYAEIKIDQQTGTSQLRGLFPNKDGLLKPGMFVRVKIPVSDPHDAILIHDTAVGTDQATNFVYVVNSENKVEHRTVTLGDRKGNQRVVLSGIKPNESVVVAGLQLIQPGMTVDPTPQAK, encoded by the coding sequence GTGCAGAAAGTGACCGTCATGGCGGCCGAAGAAACTTCCGTCACCGATTATGTCGAATTGGTCGGGCGGCTGGCTGCTGATAAAAGCGTCAACATCCAGTCGCGAGTTTCGGGATTCCTGCGGTCGACTCATTTCGAAGACGGCCAGCGAGTCAAAGAAGGAGACTTGCTGTTCACGATCGAACCGGACGAATACGACGCGATCTACAACCAAGCGTTGGCTCAAATCGACGTCGCCCAAGCCAAACTGGACGTGGCAGAGAAGACGTTCGGGCGTTCGAAAGAACTGCTGGCCAACAACGCGGTCTCGCGCGAGGAATACGATCAGGATCAAGCCACGGTTGCCGAAGCCCAAGCCCAGCTGAAGGCGGCCAATGCGGATGCCGCCCGCGTCAAGCTAGACGTCGGCTACACAAAAATCACGTCGCCGATCACCGGCCGCGTCGACCGCGCTTTGCTGGACGATGGCAACTACGTCACCGGCGGCTTCGTTGGCGGGACGCATTTGACGACAGTCGTCAGCGATCAACCGATCAAAGCCGTCGTCAACATCGATGAAAACGTTCGCTTGCGCGTCATGCGTCGCCAACGCGAAATGGGTGGCGACGGATTCAAGGAGGCCAACACATTGGCGGACTTGAAGATTCCGTGCTACTTGCAACTGCAAGACGAAAACGACTTCCCGCACGAGGGTGTGCTGGACTACGCCGAGATCAAGATCGACCAACAGACAGGCACGTCGCAGCTGCGGGGACTGTTCCCCAACAAAGACGGTTTGCTTAAACCGGGGATGTTTGTCCGCGTGAAGATTCCAGTTTCGGATCCCCACGATGCGATCCTGATTCACGACACCGCGGTTGGAACCGACCAAGCGACCAACTTTGTCTACGTCGTGAATTCGGAAAACAAAGTCGAACACCGGACGGTGACGCTGGGGGACCGCAAGGGAAACCAGCGCGTCGTGCTATCGGGAATCAAGCCCAACGAATCGGTCGTGGTCGCGGGACTGCAATTGATCCAACCCGGCATGACCGTCGATCCAACACCGCAGGCGAAATAG
- a CDS encoding amidohydrolase encodes MRPIAIIVCCLFASASALAQPANLVLRGGNIVTVDETFRIVDAMAIRDGRIVATGTAADIETAIGPDTQIVELQGQMVLPGLIDSHVHPSNASTFESDHEIPQMDSIEDVLNYVRGRAKVVPKGEWIHLSQVFITRLREQRYPTRDELDSAAPEHPVSFRTGPDGSTNSLGLKENGIDKEFARKHPENVMVDPATGEPTGVLRKASAVFKSRPNRSAKKLTEAERDDRLKMLLDDYNRWGITGIIDRNCNDSARAQYARLLKSDRLQIRVRMSRSLNPNGDLAAIEKKLDTIAADPYFAGPDPRLGVIGVKVFEDGGMLTGSAYFNQPWGLSTIYGIDDPNYRGMQYIDHQRLESLVRSCVQRNLAFTAHCQGDAAVDALVDAFAKVNTEIPVGPTRSTLTHSSFMSKRSIDTAAKIGIGVDLQPAWLYLDARTLVAQFGEPRLKYFIPLRSLFDAGVKAGGGSDHMQKIGSLRSVNPYNPFLGMWIAVTRTARWHDKPIHAEQSISRQQMIRFYTINNAWMMRNEHETGSLEPGKRADFVIVDTDLLTCSDDQIRETQVISTWIDGKPVYQSR; translated from the coding sequence ATGAGACCGATCGCCATAATTGTCTGCTGCCTGTTCGCCTCCGCCAGTGCGTTGGCTCAACCCGCAAACCTCGTGCTCCGCGGTGGCAATATCGTTACTGTCGATGAGACCTTTCGCATCGTCGATGCGATGGCGATTCGCGATGGTCGGATCGTGGCGACCGGCACGGCAGCGGACATCGAAACAGCCATTGGGCCCGACACCCAAATCGTCGAATTGCAGGGGCAGATGGTTTTGCCCGGCCTGATCGATTCGCATGTCCATCCCAGCAATGCCAGCACCTTCGAATCGGATCACGAAATCCCGCAGATGGATTCGATCGAAGATGTCTTGAATTACGTCCGCGGCCGGGCCAAAGTCGTCCCCAAGGGAGAGTGGATCCACCTCTCCCAAGTCTTCATCACACGTCTGCGAGAACAACGCTATCCGACGCGCGACGAACTCGATTCGGCCGCCCCCGAACATCCCGTTTCCTTTCGGACCGGCCCCGATGGAAGCACCAATTCGCTGGGGCTGAAGGAAAACGGGATCGACAAGGAATTCGCTCGCAAACATCCCGAAAACGTGATGGTCGATCCGGCCACTGGGGAACCAACCGGCGTGTTGCGCAAGGCGTCCGCGGTCTTTAAATCGCGTCCGAATCGATCCGCGAAAAAACTGACCGAAGCCGAACGCGACGACCGGCTGAAAATGCTGCTTGACGATTACAACCGCTGGGGCATCACAGGCATCATCGATCGCAATTGCAACGATTCAGCGCGAGCCCAGTATGCCCGCCTGCTGAAATCGGATCGTTTGCAGATCCGCGTGCGGATGTCGCGCAGCCTGAATCCAAACGGCGACCTCGCGGCGATCGAAAAGAAATTGGACACGATCGCTGCCGATCCCTATTTCGCTGGCCCCGATCCGAGACTTGGCGTGATCGGCGTGAAAGTTTTTGAAGATGGCGGCATGCTGACCGGCAGCGCGTACTTCAATCAACCGTGGGGCCTCAGCACGATCTATGGCATCGACGATCCGAACTACCGGGGCATGCAATACATCGATCACCAGCGTCTCGAATCGCTTGTCCGCAGTTGCGTTCAACGCAACCTCGCCTTCACCGCCCATTGCCAGGGAGACGCCGCTGTCGATGCGTTGGTCGATGCGTTTGCGAAGGTGAACACCGAAATTCCCGTCGGTCCCACGCGATCGACGCTAACGCATTCGAGCTTCATGAGCAAACGATCGATCGACACCGCGGCCAAGATTGGGATCGGCGTCGACTTGCAACCCGCCTGGCTGTACTTAGACGCCCGCACTTTGGTCGCTCAGTTTGGTGAACCGCGACTGAAATACTTCATCCCGCTGCGCAGTCTATTCGATGCGGGCGTGAAGGCGGGTGGCGGCAGCGACCACATGCAGAAGATCGGATCGCTGCGGAGCGTGAATCCCTACAACCCGTTTCTCGGCATGTGGATCGCCGTCACGCGAACCGCTCGTTGGCACGACAAGCCCATCCACGCAGAACAATCGATTTCGCGACAGCAGATGATTCGCTTCTACACGATCAACAATGCCTGGATGATGCGGAACGAACACGAGACGGGGTCGCTTGAACCGGGCAAGCGAGCCGATTTTGTCATCGTCGATACCGATCTGCTGACCTGCAGCGACGATCAGATTCGCGAGACTCAAGTCATCTCAACGTGGATCGATGGAAAACCGGTCTACCAATCGCGTTAA